Proteins encoded by one window of Cydia splendana chromosome 14, ilCydSple1.2, whole genome shotgun sequence:
- the LOC134796908 gene encoding uncharacterized protein LOC134796908 produces MARVAAFLPSSKEFFVILQERTDKAEGDRYRRFIAVLFLQRMARGYLIRKHVAWLSKNATIIQCAFRVHQARKAYKVALRRAVRQKHGRHYDRAATKIQALWRGHYSRRTKFCYRRYRRWLATVTERGEHRAAEALEFGLISRADNLRILEEEARKWLAFVVFKLHHLLRTFCRAGVYSDPATTELMQFEKLLKSIRYKQYMNRLKRKYDEFVRKHRPNFSNKRLFPIIGDGTDYWYLSLPEMYELTSPAVPKLHNSRHSQLHHGSIHKEPFLWRKVRPPTAFSDRGPFMPKSLARCKIPVAPAPTPAEAGDAEPQKDPRFHLYVQYYTPQPKLMDYVDFHVNILTNRKSSIQQVNDE; encoded by the exons ATGGCTAGAGTTGCAGCATTCCTGCCTTCTTCAAAGGAGTTCTTCGTGATCTTACAAGAACGTACGGACAAGGCAGAAGGCGACCGTTATAGGAGATTCATAGCTGTACTGTTTCTGCAGCGAATGGCACGAGGCTACTTGATTAGGAAGCATGTTGCGTGGTTGTCGAAGAACGCCACGATTATTCAGTGCGCATTCAGGGTCCATCAGGCCCGGAAGGCGTATAAGGTAGCCTTGCGTCGAGCTGTGAGGCAGAAACATGGGAGACACTACGACAGAGCTGCTACTAAAATACAG GCTTTATGGCGTGGTCACTATTCAAGACGCACCAAATTCTGCTACCGCCGCTACCGCCGCTGGCTGGCCACCGTGACTGAGAGAGGCGAGCATCGCGCTGCCGAGGCCTTGGAGTTTGGCCTCATCAGCAGAGCTGACAACCTCAGGATCCTTGAGGAGGAAGCAAGGAAATGGCTTGCCTTTGTCGTATTCAAACTGCATCACCTCCTTAGAACTTTCTGCCGCGCAGGGGTCTATTCTGACCCAGCTACTACAGAACTAATGCAATTTGAAAAACTTTTAAAATCAATTCGCTACAAGCAGTATATGAACAGATTGAAACGGAAATATGACGAATTTGTCAGAAAGCATCGTCCCAATTTCTCTAATAAGAGGCTTTTCCCTATTATTGGAGATGGAACCGATTACTGGTATTTATCTTTACCCGAAATGTATGAGTTGACCAGTCCAGCAGTGCCCAAGCTTCACAATAGCCGGCATTCGCAATTGCATCACGGGTCTATACATAaggaaccttttttgtggaggAAAGTGAGGCCTCCGACCGCCTTTTCTGATAGAGGGCCCTTTATGCCGAAGTCGCTGGCACGGTGCAAGATCCCAGTGGCACCAGCGCCAACTCCTGCAGAAGCTGGAGATGCTGAACCTCAAAAAGACCCTAGGTTCCACTTGTATGTTCAATATTATACTCCTCAACCGAAACTAATGGATTACGTAGATTTCCATGTAAACATTCTGACGAACCGAAAAAGTTCGATACAACAAGTGAACGACGAATAA